From the Flavobacteriales bacterium genome, one window contains:
- a CDS encoding gliding motility-associated C-terminal domain-containing protein, whose translation MASRALLLVAILFPASLLAQPCLVTYTYTAAPPPVNGTYTGGQSVTFCFTITFWNTTNANWFHGLVPVMGPGWDTGTLTPGPPPPTCGPSTGTWGWYPTCTGTAATAIGTVGPGFFFDLDNDGDPGNNFGDYCNGATNWQFCWTVSVSNGVDCVDGADLGMTVNTYGDSETGSWGSSGCTGDVVVASAPATAACCMAEAGVDAAITTCDQGPPIDLFALLGATAQPGGSWTGPLGDPAPGLLDPATASSGAYTYEVVDANAGCSDQAVVTVSINTQPQAGTSTSATLCSDAPAVDLFALLGPSADPGGSWSGPGPLIGSLFDPLSGTAGIYTYSLTGTPPCVDAQSTVTVVVNVAPDAGSNGAVSVCNTSPAIDLFLQLGGAPDAGGTWTDPNGMAHGALFDPAMDPAGTYSYTVAGTAPCADDLATISITVDPQPDAGTGGTFTVCSSDAAIALSTLLGGSPQPGGGWTDPNGQAFGGTFTPGVSLDGGYTYTVGTGPPCGIASATVTMTTELAPDAGTNGTVTVCAAGGLTDLFTLLGGTAQPGGSWTDPNGSAFSGTYDPNLNGPGTYTYTVTGATACPDASATVQVTEVNQPDAGTDAVVSLCDDLPTADLFLLLGGTPDPGGTWTDPNGLPVGGTITPGTATAGTYTYALTAPPPCLSASAEVDLTLVPAPPTGQSAALTACTSAAPVDLFALLVGLPATGAWTDPNGGSTSGLVDPSTAVAGAYSYTLTAVPPCADGVHTVTLSLLAPPDAGVSGTLTICANGVPNTLLSALGGSPDPGGVWTDPNGNTQGPDYDPLTDIPGIYQYIVAGVGPCPADSATALVDEVLPAEAGVSASLSVCEGDAPFDPTTMLGGSPAPGGTWTAPGGGLVTPPIDPGSAVTGPYTYTVPGTAPCPNASAILTLAVDALPEAGADGTLTLCSFGWPVDMSTLLGPLAQPGGVWMAPDGSSTSSVIDPAMATEGMYQYVVDGPGACAGLSDTASIHVAIAARPDLVVTVVPASGCAPLAVTLIPQYGAAVVELTWQLGDGSVAVQNGPLDHTYVQPGTYNPSIQYMDTAGCVWETTNIAPVAALPPPNVGVQVRRAVIPLDDAVVEAWPVGDACRDHLWKVNGAPVDTTVELRYRFDPPTAGHQLVCVEATDSLGCAAEACAVVLVDDVLIVHVPNAFTPNGDGINDTFEPVLVGADAEDFGFWIFDRWGEMVFEANEPGLPWNGAMKGTGDLLPDGVYAWRMIVRDAFSAERREYFGHVSLIK comes from the coding sequence GTGGCCTCCCGTGCCCTCCTTCTTGTCGCCATCCTCTTCCCGGCATCGCTGTTGGCGCAGCCATGCCTGGTCACCTACACCTATACCGCCGCTCCGCCTCCGGTGAACGGCACCTACACGGGCGGCCAGTCCGTGACCTTCTGCTTCACCATCACCTTCTGGAACACGACCAATGCCAATTGGTTCCATGGTCTGGTGCCGGTGATGGGCCCGGGATGGGACACCGGCACGCTGACGCCCGGCCCTCCGCCTCCGACCTGTGGCCCGAGCACGGGGACCTGGGGCTGGTATCCTACCTGCACAGGCACGGCGGCCACGGCCATCGGCACTGTGGGCCCCGGCTTTTTCTTCGACCTCGACAACGACGGCGACCCGGGCAACAACTTCGGTGACTACTGCAACGGCGCCACCAACTGGCAGTTCTGCTGGACCGTCAGCGTGAGCAACGGCGTGGATTGCGTGGACGGGGCCGACCTCGGCATGACGGTCAACACCTACGGCGATAGCGAAACGGGCAGTTGGGGCAGTTCCGGTTGCACGGGCGATGTCGTGGTGGCCAGTGCCCCGGCCACGGCTGCATGCTGCATGGCGGAGGCGGGTGTGGACGCGGCCATCACCACCTGTGATCAGGGTCCGCCGATCGATCTGTTCGCCCTGCTGGGCGCCACGGCTCAACCCGGAGGCAGCTGGACCGGTCCGCTCGGCGACCCGGCGCCGGGCCTTCTTGACCCCGCCACGGCATCGTCGGGTGCCTATACCTATGAAGTGGTCGATGCCAACGCCGGCTGTTCGGACCAGGCCGTGGTGACCGTGAGCATCAACACGCAGCCCCAGGCAGGCACATCCACCTCGGCGACGCTCTGCAGCGATGCACCGGCCGTGGACCTCTTCGCGCTCCTCGGGCCTTCGGCCGACCCGGGCGGCAGCTGGAGCGGACCCGGTCCGCTGATCGGCAGCCTCTTCGATCCCTTGAGCGGAACGGCCGGCATCTACACCTACTCCTTGACCGGAACGCCACCCTGCGTCGACGCACAGAGCACGGTGACCGTCGTGGTGAACGTTGCTCCGGACGCCGGATCGAATGGTGCAGTGTCCGTCTGCAACACCAGCCCGGCGATCGACCTCTTCCTTCAGCTCGGCGGTGCTCCGGATGCCGGTGGAACATGGACCGACCCGAATGGAATGGCCCATGGCGCCCTCTTCGATCCCGCAATGGACCCGGCCGGAACGTACAGCTACACCGTGGCCGGAACGGCACCGTGCGCGGATGACCTTGCGACGATCTCCATCACAGTGGATCCGCAGCCCGATGCCGGGACCGGTGGGACCTTCACGGTCTGCTCCAGTGACGCCGCGATCGCGCTGTCCACCCTCTTGGGCGGAAGCCCACAACCCGGGGGCGGATGGACGGATCCGAACGGTCAGGCCTTCGGTGGGACCTTCACCCCGGGGGTGAGCCTGGACGGCGGCTACACGTACACGGTCGGCACAGGTCCCCCATGCGGGATCGCCAGCGCCACTGTGACCATGACCACCGAGCTGGCGCCGGATGCCGGAACCAACGGTACTGTGACCGTCTGTGCCGCCGGCGGCCTCACCGACCTCTTCACGCTCCTGGGTGGAACGGCGCAACCGGGAGGAAGCTGGACGGACCCCAACGGGTCCGCGTTCAGTGGGACCTACGATCCGAACTTGAACGGCCCGGGCACCTACACCTATACGGTGACGGGCGCCACGGCCTGCCCGGATGCGAGCGCGACCGTGCAGGTGACCGAGGTGAACCAGCCCGATGCAGGTACCGATGCGGTGGTCAGCCTGTGCGACGATCTGCCTACGGCGGACCTCTTTCTGCTGCTCGGCGGAACGCCCGATCCAGGAGGCACATGGACGGACCCGAACGGCCTGCCCGTTGGTGGAACGATCACCCCGGGCACCGCCACCGCGGGCACATACACGTATGCGCTGACGGCACCACCGCCCTGTCTTTCGGCCTCGGCCGAAGTGGACCTGACCTTGGTGCCCGCTCCGCCCACGGGACAATCGGCCGCCCTCACCGCGTGCACGAGCGCAGCGCCAGTGGACCTGTTCGCCCTGCTCGTCGGGCTTCCGGCCACGGGCGCCTGGACCGACCCCAATGGCGGGTCCACGAGCGGACTGGTGGACCCGTCCACGGCGGTCGCTGGCGCCTACAGCTACACGTTGACGGCCGTCCCGCCCTGCGCGGACGGTGTGCACACGGTGACCCTGAGCCTGCTCGCACCGCCTGATGCAGGTGTGTCCGGAACGCTCACCATCTGCGCGAACGGCGTACCGAACACCCTGCTGAGCGCGCTCGGTGGAAGTCCCGACCCCGGAGGTGTATGGACGGACCCGAACGGCAACACGCAGGGTCCGGACTACGATCCGCTCACCGACATCCCTGGCATATACCAATACATCGTCGCCGGAGTGGGGCCCTGCCCAGCTGATTCAGCCACAGCGCTCGTGGATGAGGTCCTTCCCGCCGAGGCCGGGGTCAGTGCATCCCTTAGCGTGTGTGAAGGAGACGCGCCGTTCGACCCCACGACCATGCTGGGCGGCAGTCCTGCTCCCGGCGGAACGTGGACCGCACCGGGTGGAGGGCTGGTGACCCCACCGATCGACCCCGGTAGTGCGGTTACAGGACCATACACGTACACGGTCCCAGGTACTGCCCCCTGCCCGAACGCGTCGGCCATCCTGACGCTGGCCGTGGATGCATTGCCTGAGGCCGGAGCCGATGGAACGCTGACGCTATGCTCGTTCGGATGGCCTGTGGACATGAGCACGCTGCTCGGTCCCTTGGCGCAACCCGGTGGTGTCTGGATGGCACCGGACGGCTCATCGACCTCGTCGGTGATCGATCCCGCGATGGCCACAGAGGGGATGTACCAGTACGTCGTGGATGGTCCGGGCGCATGTGCTGGCCTCTCGGACACGGCGTCGATCCATGTGGCCATCGCCGCACGGCCCGACCTCGTCGTCACCGTGGTACCCGCATCGGGATGCGCCCCTCTGGCCGTTACCCTGATCCCGCAGTACGGGGCGGCGGTGGTGGAGCTCACGTGGCAGCTCGGGGATGGGTCGGTGGCGGTGCAGAACGGCCCCTTGGACCACACGTATGTGCAGCCGGGCACGTACAACCCGAGCATTCAGTACATGGATACGGCCGGCTGCGTGTGGGAGACCACGAACATCGCACCGGTCGCAGCCCTTCCACCGCCGAACGTGGGCGTTCAGGTGCGGCGTGCGGTGATCCCGTTGGATGATGCCGTCGTCGAGGCCTGGCCGGTCGGTGACGCATGTCGGGATCATCTCTGGAAGGTGAACGGTGCTCCGGTGGACACGACGGTGGAACTGCGGTACCGCTTTGACCCGCCGACCGCGGGTCATCAACTCGTGTGCGTGGAGGCCACGGACAGCCTGGGGTGTGCCGCCGAAGCCTGCGCCGTGGTGCTCGTGGACGATGTGCTCATCGTTCATGTGCCCAACGCGTTCACACCGAACGGTGACGGGATCAACGACACCTTCGAGCCAGTGCTCGTGGGAGCGGATGCCGAAGACTTCGGCTTCTGGATCTTCGACCGCTGGGGCGAGATGGTGTTCGAAGCGAACGAACCCGGCCTTCCGTGGAATGGTGCGATGAAGGGCACCGGAGACCTTCTGCCGGACGGCGTGTACGCCTGGCGGATGATCGTGCGGGACGCGTTCAGTGCCGAGCGCCGGGAGTACTTCGGTCACGTTTCCCTGATCAAATGA
- a CDS encoding L,D-transpeptidase family protein translates to MRIPSLLLVPFLVGTACTSDHVPRDPAEGAVSVPGPTGASVPLSALLDSLGVGLDALELHVDKSDRRLCVMRGTEALRCYAVVLGGSPEGDKRMQGDRRTPEGRFTFRDKYPHGEWHRFAWIDYPNAESRTRFERRRASGEIPADADIGGEIGIHGVPEGMDVLITTGVDWTLGCIAMRNADLDEVYALIIPGRTIVQIGP, encoded by the coding sequence ATGCGCATCCCATCCCTGTTGTTGGTTCCGTTCCTGGTCGGGACGGCGTGCACCTCGGATCATGTTCCACGCGACCCCGCTGAGGGGGCGGTGAGCGTTCCCGGGCCGACCGGTGCTTCGGTGCCGTTGAGCGCGCTCCTGGACAGCCTCGGTGTGGGCTTGGACGCACTGGAGCTGCACGTGGACAAGAGCGACCGACGGCTGTGCGTGATGCGCGGCACCGAGGCCCTGCGCTGCTACGCCGTGGTGCTGGGCGGATCGCCCGAAGGGGACAAACGCATGCAGGGCGATCGGCGTACGCCCGAGGGACGCTTCACCTTCCGCGACAAATACCCGCATGGGGAGTGGCATCGGTTCGCGTGGATCGACTACCCCAACGCCGAAAGCCGCACGCGGTTCGAAAGGCGTCGTGCTTCCGGAGAGATCCCGGCCGATGCGGACATCGGCGGCGAGATCGGCATCCACGGCGTTCCGGAGGGCATGGACGTCCTCATCACCACGGGTGTCGATTGGACCCTGGGCTGCATCGCCATGCGCAACGCGGACCTCGACGAGGTGTACGCCTTGATCATCCCCGGACGAACGATCGTGCAGATCGGACCCTGA
- a CDS encoding TonB-dependent receptor, translating into MSFIRPSSALLVLLFGVQLRAQEGCTLVLSGSVVDDHDGAPLGFAEVVIVGKDAGVVADAEGRFVIKGLCPGPLELRIEHLGCQPVLRKVEMQFDRAITVRLEHHAEELKQAEVVRERPDENVGMSRAVVDRADMERAAGRSLAEMVASVPGVTVLRSGPVIAKPVVQGLSGNRVLTLNQGVRQEDQQWGGEHAPDLDPFSTDRIELVKGAASVQYGSDALGGVVLTSPVELPREGGVGGAVGVVGTSNGLGGTAQAVLEGGIGHLRGPGWRIQGSGRLLGDGQAPGYVLSNTGLREGAGSVAVGHHRPRHGVELYYSYLAREVGILRAAHIGNLTDLENAIARDDPWYQAPFTHAIDAPRQTVRHHLFKAHGELRVARRGQLEVTYAYQANDRQEYDIRRAGRSARPALDLFLATHSADLVLKHHVGARLHGKVGANGLLQTNVNIPGTGVSPLIPDFRRNLLGVFVLEHLPLGDRVELEAGARMEGAGLTVYTYDANDRPITSDLRFLNGAGSLGANWGVSDSLRLRFNLSSAFRPPHVSELYSAGLHHGAAAIEEGDASLGSERMIKGTIDLEGSAWRGRLTGIVSLHAGRADGFIQLRPDGVELTIRGAFPVFRYTATDAFIWGVDGRARLRLSRSWSTTLEWSIVRGRDLVRDEWLYLMPSDRGGLLLAWQGGDQGSRMRPEVAVRSTLVLRQTRYPVDLDLADPPPTYHLLGLSAAIERRMGSGILRVGIEGNNLLNTRYRDLMDRFRYYADARGVEVLLRLGYTFGRRAG; encoded by the coding sequence ATGTCCTTCATCCGGCCCTCGTCGGCCCTGCTCGTTCTCTTGTTCGGCGTCCAGCTCCGCGCCCAGGAAGGGTGCACGCTGGTGTTGTCCGGCTCCGTGGTGGATGACCATGACGGGGCACCGTTGGGCTTCGCGGAGGTCGTGATCGTGGGCAAGGACGCGGGTGTGGTGGCCGATGCGGAAGGACGGTTCGTGATCAAGGGGCTCTGCCCCGGACCGCTGGAGCTCCGCATCGAACACCTGGGCTGTCAGCCGGTGCTGCGGAAAGTGGAGATGCAGTTCGATCGCGCCATCACCGTGCGGCTGGAGCATCATGCCGAGGAGCTGAAGCAGGCGGAGGTGGTGCGCGAACGGCCCGACGAGAACGTGGGCATGTCCAGGGCCGTGGTGGACAGGGCCGACATGGAGCGGGCCGCGGGACGCTCCCTCGCCGAGATGGTGGCCAGCGTCCCGGGGGTCACCGTGCTGCGCTCCGGTCCGGTCATCGCCAAACCGGTCGTGCAAGGCCTTTCCGGCAACCGCGTGCTCACGCTCAATCAAGGGGTGCGGCAGGAGGATCAGCAGTGGGGCGGGGAGCACGCCCCGGACCTCGATCCGTTCAGCACCGACCGCATCGAACTGGTGAAGGGCGCCGCCTCGGTGCAGTATGGAAGCGATGCTCTTGGCGGGGTCGTCCTCACATCGCCCGTGGAGCTGCCGCGTGAAGGTGGCGTGGGCGGCGCCGTCGGCGTGGTGGGCACCAGCAACGGTCTGGGAGGCACCGCGCAGGCCGTCCTCGAAGGTGGCATCGGTCATCTGCGGGGCCCGGGTTGGCGGATCCAGGGTTCCGGCCGCCTGCTGGGCGATGGCCAGGCTCCGGGATACGTGCTGAGCAACACCGGACTGCGGGAAGGCGCCGGGTCGGTCGCCGTGGGGCATCATCGCCCCCGCCATGGTGTGGAGCTCTACTACAGCTATCTGGCGCGGGAGGTGGGCATCCTGCGGGCGGCGCACATCGGCAACCTCACCGACCTGGAGAACGCCATCGCCCGGGATGATCCGTGGTATCAAGCGCCGTTCACCCATGCCATCGACGCGCCGCGGCAAACCGTGCGGCACCACCTGTTCAAGGCGCATGGCGAGCTTCGTGTCGCGCGGCGCGGGCAGTTGGAGGTCACTTACGCCTACCAGGCCAATGACAGGCAGGAGTATGACATCCGGCGCGCCGGGCGCAGTGCGCGTCCCGCGCTCGACCTCTTCCTGGCCACGCACTCGGCCGACCTCGTGCTGAAACACCACGTGGGCGCGCGGCTTCACGGCAAGGTCGGGGCGAATGGGCTGTTGCAGACCAATGTGAACATCCCGGGCACCGGCGTCAGCCCCTTGATCCCGGACTTTCGGCGGAACCTGCTGGGTGTCTTCGTGCTGGAGCACCTGCCGCTCGGCGACCGGGTGGAACTGGAGGCCGGGGCCCGGATGGAGGGCGCTGGCCTCACTGTCTACACGTACGACGCGAATGACCGGCCGATCACGTCCGATCTCCGATTCCTGAACGGCGCAGGGAGCCTGGGGGCCAACTGGGGCGTTTCGGACAGCCTGCGGCTCCGGTTCAACCTCAGCTCCGCGTTCAGGCCGCCGCACGTGAGCGAGCTGTACAGCGCGGGCCTGCATCACGGCGCAGCGGCCATCGAGGAAGGGGACGCAAGCCTGGGCAGTGAACGCATGATCAAGGGCACGATCGATCTGGAAGGCAGTGCATGGCGCGGCAGGCTCACAGGCATCGTCTCGCTCCATGCCGGCCGGGCCGATGGGTTCATCCAACTGCGCCCGGATGGCGTGGAGCTCACGATCCGCGGTGCGTTCCCCGTGTTCCGCTACACCGCCACCGATGCGTTCATCTGGGGAGTCGACGGGCGTGCTCGCCTGCGGCTCTCGCGCAGCTGGAGCACCACCCTCGAATGGAGCATCGTACGGGGCCGGGACCTGGTGCGCGATGAGTGGCTCTACCTCATGCCTTCCGACCGTGGTGGGCTGCTGCTGGCCTGGCAAGGCGGAGATCAGGGGAGCCGCATGCGCCCTGAAGTGGCCGTTCGCTCGACCCTGGTGCTGCGTCAGACACGCTATCCCGTGGACCTCGACCTGGCCGATCCCCCGCCCACCTACCACCTTCTGGGGCTCAGCGCGGCGATCGAGCGCCGGATGGGAAGCGGCATCCTCCGCGTCGGCATCGAGGGGAACAACCTGCTCAATACACGATACCGCGACCTGATGGACCGCTTCAGGTACTACGCCGATGCGCGGGGCGTGGAAGTGTTGCTGCGGCTGGGCTACACGTTCGGCAGGCGCGCCGGCTGA